In the genome of Photobacterium sp. TLY01, one region contains:
- a CDS encoding 5-carboxymethyl-2-hydroxymuconate Delta-isomerase produces the protein MPHLKLEFADPVAERVNVAALLEDLHQSLLTCGVFEPASVKSRAYPCHQWQVGEGGDAHNFIHLELALLSGRDNDCKRGLAERLMPLLEQHAAAIDSLTIEIRDMESETYLKSKR, from the coding sequence ATGCCACACCTGAAACTGGAATTTGCCGATCCTGTCGCTGAGCGCGTGAATGTTGCCGCCTTACTGGAAGACTTACACCAGTCGTTGTTAACCTGCGGGGTGTTTGAGCCCGCCTCGGTCAAATCCCGCGCTTATCCTTGCCACCAGTGGCAGGTCGGAGAGGGCGGCGATGCCCATAATTTTATTCACCTGGAACTGGCTTTGTTGTCGGGGCGTGACAATGACTGCAAGCGCGGACTGGCCGAACGCCTGATGCCGCTGCTGGAGCAGCACGCCGCGGCGATTGACAGCCTGACGATAGAAATTCGCGATATGGAAAGTGAAACGTACTTAAAGTCGAAGCGCTGA
- a CDS encoding 1,4-dihydroxy-2-naphthoate polyprenyltransferase gives MALSSFSVWLDATRPKTLLLAVAALLCGNSLAAAQGHFSPAIALLTLLTAVLLQILSNLANDYGDVRKGTDNRHRLGPQRGLQQGRISLTAMRTAIGLTLTLTTLSGITLLWLARPSLTVLLSFVALGGVSILAALAYTLGTKPYGYRGLGDPAVLIFFGWVAVGGSYYLQSQQFHWLILLPATASGLLAVGVLNLNNLRDIENDRACGKITLAARLGPEAGRWYHLLLLVFSLLGFTAYALLMAHSAWGWLFLLAAPWLLTHANQVLTTQHAQSLAPMLGLLAKIALMTNLLFAIGLLADR, from the coding sequence ATGGCTTTGTCCTCTTTCTCCGTCTGGCTGGATGCGACCCGGCCCAAAACCCTGCTGCTGGCCGTCGCCGCTCTGTTGTGCGGTAACAGCCTGGCCGCTGCCCAGGGACATTTTTCACCGGCGATCGCCCTGCTGACGCTGCTGACCGCTGTGTTGCTGCAGATCCTGTCGAATCTGGCCAACGATTATGGCGATGTGCGCAAAGGCACGGATAACCGCCACCGTCTGGGGCCGCAGCGCGGACTGCAGCAGGGCCGGATTTCCCTCACCGCCATGCGTACCGCCATTGGCCTGACCCTGACGTTGACCACTCTGAGCGGTATCACCCTGCTGTGGCTGGCCCGGCCGTCCCTCACGGTCTTGCTCAGCTTTGTGGCACTGGGAGGCGTCTCTATCCTGGCAGCACTGGCCTATACGCTAGGCACCAAGCCTTATGGCTATCGCGGGTTGGGCGATCCTGCCGTGCTGATCTTCTTCGGCTGGGTTGCCGTCGGCGGCAGCTATTACCTGCAAAGCCAGCAATTTCACTGGCTCATCTTACTGCCCGCGACCGCCAGTGGCCTGCTGGCGGTCGGGGTGCTGAATCTCAACAACCTGCGGGATATCGAGAACGATCGGGCTTGCGGGAAAATCACCCTGGCGGCAAGACTCGGGCCGGAGGCAGGCCGCTGGTATCACCTGCTGCTCCTAGTGTTCAGCCTGCTTGGCTTTACCGCCTATGCCCTGCTGATGGCCCACTCGGCGTGGGGCTGGCTATTTTTGCTGGCCGCCCCTTGGTTACTGACCCATGCAAATCAGGTACTGACCACGCAACACGCGCAATCATTAGCACCGATGCTGGGCTTACTGGCTAAAATCGCCCTGATGACTAACTTGCTGTTTGCCATCGGATTGCTTGCCGACCGCTAA
- the zapB gene encoding cell division protein ZapB, with translation MSLEMLEQLEAKVQMAVDTISLLQMEVEELKEKNDNLVSLAQELRADRESLAQDNEKLRNDHQAWQERVRTLLGKMETVE, from the coding sequence ATGTCTTTAGAGATGCTGGAACAGCTGGAAGCCAAAGTGCAAATGGCTGTCGACACCATTTCCCTGCTGCAGATGGAAGTGGAAGAACTGAAAGAGAAGAACGATAACCTGGTGAGTCTGGCTCAGGAACTGCGCGCCGATCGTGAGTCGCTGGCTCAGGATAACGAGAAGTTGCGTAACGATCATCAGGCGTGGCAGGAGCGTGTTCGCACCTTGCTGGGCAAAATGGAAACGGTTGAGTAA
- a CDS encoding metalloregulator ArsR/SmtB family transcription factor has protein sequence MKTIDKILHRMKQDGPVTAKTLSEELSLTTMGVRQHLQGLEDDGLVGFEDIKAKVGRPTRHWHLTAKGHEQFADRHGDLIIQMLDSVENLFGQEGLQQILLQREESTLIQYQQAIAKATDLKDKLQILTTLREKEGYMAQLESDEHGFILIENHCPICHAAKRCPSLCRSELAVFQRLLGDGVTIERNEHMIAGQRRCSYRILPS, from the coding sequence ATGAAAACCATAGATAAAATTCTCCACCGAATGAAGCAGGACGGCCCGGTCACGGCCAAAACCCTGTCTGAGGAGCTGAGCCTGACGACTATGGGCGTGCGCCAGCACTTGCAGGGGCTTGAAGACGACGGCCTGGTGGGATTTGAAGACATCAAAGCCAAAGTCGGCCGGCCGACCCGTCACTGGCACCTGACCGCCAAAGGCCACGAGCAGTTTGCTGATCGTCACGGCGATCTGATCATTCAGATGCTGGATTCGGTGGAAAACCTGTTCGGCCAGGAAGGCTTGCAGCAAATTTTGCTGCAGCGCGAAGAAAGCACGCTGATCCAGTATCAGCAGGCCATTGCAAAGGCCACAGATTTAAAAGACAAACTTCAGATTCTGACTACACTGAGGGAAAAGGAAGGTTACATGGCACAGCTGGAGTCCGATGAACACGGCTTCATTCTGATTGAGAACCATTGTCCTATCTGCCATGCCGCGAAGCGCTGCCCCTCTCTTTGTCGATCTGAACTGGCGGTCTTCCAGCGTCTGCTGGGGGATGGCGTGACCATAGAGCGCAACGAACACATGATTGCCGGTCAGCGCCGGTGCAGCTACCGCATTCTTCCGTCCTGA
- the tpiA gene encoding triose-phosphate isomerase has translation MRHPVVMGNWKLNGSKEMVTNLLTGLDAALAGVEGVDVAVAPPVMYLDLAQRLISQGNSNIILGAQNVDVNASGAYTGDISPEMLKDFGASHIIIGHSERREYHHESDEFVAQKFAFLKEHGLTPVLCIGESEAQNEAGETVAVCARQLDAVIKTQGVEALNGAIIAYEPIWAIGTGKAATAQQAQEIHAAIRAHIASFSAEVAKNVVIQYGGSVKAGNAAELFAMPDIDGALVGGAALDAEGFAAIAKAAAEAKK, from the coding sequence ATGCGTCATCCTGTAGTTATGGGTAACTGGAAACTAAACGGCAGCAAAGAAATGGTCACCAACCTGCTGACAGGTCTGGATGCCGCGCTGGCTGGCGTTGAGGGCGTTGATGTGGCAGTCGCGCCACCTGTGATGTACCTGGATCTGGCACAACGCCTGATCAGCCAGGGCAACAGCAATATCATTCTGGGCGCCCAAAACGTTGATGTGAACGCCAGTGGTGCGTACACAGGCGATATCTCACCAGAGATGCTGAAAGATTTTGGCGCCAGCCACATTATCATCGGCCACTCAGAGCGTCGTGAGTACCATCACGAGTCAGACGAGTTCGTGGCGCAGAAGTTTGCCTTCCTGAAAGAGCACGGCCTGACGCCTGTCCTGTGTATCGGTGAATCCGAAGCACAAAACGAAGCCGGTGAAACTGTGGCTGTGTGCGCCCGTCAGCTGGACGCTGTGATCAAAACACAAGGTGTTGAAGCGCTGAACGGCGCCATCATTGCCTATGAACCTATCTGGGCCATCGGCACAGGTAAAGCGGCGACGGCCCAGCAGGCACAAGAAATCCATGCTGCGATCCGTGCCCACATCGCGTCTTTCAGCGCAGAAGTCGCGAAAAACGTAGTGATCCAGTACGGCGGTTCTGTGAAAGCAGGTAACGCAGCTGAGCTGTTCGCAATGCCAGACATCGACGGTGCTCTGGTTGGCGGTGCCGCACTGGATGCAGAAGGTTTTGCAGCGATTGCCAAAGCCGCAGCAGAAGCAAAGAAATAA
- a CDS encoding MIP/aquaporin family protein: MTKRQPPSLLGECLAEFIGTGLLIFFGVGCVAALVLAGADFGQWEISIMWGLGVTIAIYCTAGVSGAHINPAVTLALALFHGFDKTKVLPYILSQLAGAFCSAALVYGLYSNLFTEFESAHGIIRGSAESLATAGIFSTYPNPALSFSGAFAVEFVITAVLMFAILAIGDEKNGAPRGALGPVLIGILIAVIGGSLGPLTGFAMNPARDFGPKFFAYLAGWGEMALTGGKDIPYFIIPVLAPIAGACFGAWLYPKAVGVYLPGNRCTLPNQCESDDEKEVAQA; this comes from the coding sequence ATGACAAAACGACAACCCCCTTCACTGCTCGGCGAATGCCTGGCAGAATTTATCGGCACCGGACTGCTCATCTTCTTTGGGGTGGGCTGCGTCGCCGCTCTGGTGTTAGCAGGCGCTGACTTCGGCCAGTGGGAAATCAGCATTATGTGGGGCCTGGGCGTCACCATCGCGATTTACTGCACCGCGGGTGTCTCAGGCGCGCACATCAACCCGGCCGTTACCCTTGCGCTCGCCCTTTTTCACGGCTTTGATAAAACCAAAGTGCTCCCTTACATTCTGTCTCAGCTGGCTGGCGCCTTCTGCTCAGCCGCTCTGGTGTACGGCCTGTACAGCAATTTGTTCACCGAGTTCGAAAGCGCGCATGGCATAATTCGCGGCAGTGCCGAGAGCCTGGCCACCGCTGGAATTTTCTCCACCTATCCGAACCCGGCCCTGTCCTTCAGCGGTGCGTTTGCGGTTGAGTTTGTGATCACAGCCGTGCTGATGTTTGCCATTCTGGCCATCGGTGATGAGAAAAACGGCGCTCCTCGCGGCGCGCTGGGGCCGGTACTGATCGGCATTCTGATTGCCGTGATTGGGGGTTCGCTCGGTCCGCTGACCGGTTTTGCCATGAATCCGGCGCGAGATTTCGGACCCAAATTCTTCGCCTATCTGGCGGGCTGGGGCGAGATGGCGCTGACTGGCGGCAAAGACATTCCTTACTTTATTATCCCTGTTCTGGCACCGATTGCCGGAGCCTGCTTCGGGGCCTGGCTGTACCCGAAAGCCGTCGGCGTCTATCTGCCGGGTAACCGCTGTACCCTGCCGAACCAATGTGAATCAGATGATGAGAAAGAAGTCGCGCAAGCCTGA
- a CDS encoding ferredoxin--NADP reductase: MADWIPAKVISNRHWNSELFSLTLEANIEPFKAGQFTKLALECDGKMIQRAYSFVNPPSTNQIEIYATRVADGLLSPRLHALEAGDEVFITARANGFFTLDEVPDGDSLWLLSTGTAIGPYLSILREATAWQRFRKIVLVHAVRFAADLSYQAEINALKAAHPEQLIVQPFVSREPAPLALTGRIPQAISDGQLERHVGIPLDPKTAQLMLCGNPAMVKDTKAVLEARGFEKNLRRKPGQITVEHYW, from the coding sequence ATGGCTGACTGGATCCCTGCCAAGGTTATCAGTAATCGTCACTGGAACAGCGAACTGTTCAGTTTAACGCTGGAGGCGAATATTGAGCCCTTTAAAGCCGGGCAATTTACGAAGCTGGCGCTGGAATGCGACGGCAAAATGATCCAACGCGCTTACTCCTTCGTCAATCCACCCAGTACCAACCAGATTGAAATCTACGCCACACGGGTGGCAGACGGTTTGCTGTCCCCCCGCCTGCACGCCCTGGAAGCCGGCGACGAGGTCTTCATCACCGCCCGGGCGAACGGTTTCTTCACCCTGGATGAAGTCCCAGACGGCGATAGCCTGTGGCTGTTATCTACCGGGACCGCTATCGGGCCTTATCTGTCTATTTTGCGTGAAGCCACCGCCTGGCAGCGGTTTCGTAAAATCGTGCTGGTGCATGCCGTTCGCTTTGCCGCCGATCTCAGTTATCAGGCGGAAATCAACGCGCTCAAAGCGGCCCACCCTGAACAACTGATCGTCCAGCCGTTTGTCAGCCGGGAGCCGGCACCACTGGCACTCACCGGCCGTATTCCACAAGCGATTTCAGACGGCCAGCTGGAACGCCACGTCGGCATACCGCTCGATCCGAAAACCGCGCAACTGATGCTGTGCGGTAACCCGGCCATGGTGAAAGACACCAAGGCAGTCCTGGAAGCACGCGGATTTGAGAAAAACCTGCGCCGCAAACCCGGCCAGATCACCGTCGAGCACTATTGGTAA
- the rraA gene encoding ribonuclease E activity regulator RraA — MEYNTSELCDIYLDLVDVVEPMFSSYGGRSSFGGQITTVKCFEDNGLLQTVLAEPGAGRVLLIDGGGSLRRALIDAELAQLAVQSEWEGIIVYGCVRHVDELDELDIGIQAMASIPVGADKQGTGEVDVAVNFGGVTFLPEDHLYADNTGVILSPEPLDID, encoded by the coding sequence ATGGAATACAATACCTCTGAACTCTGTGATATTTATCTCGACCTGGTTGACGTGGTTGAGCCAATGTTCAGCTCTTACGGGGGCCGAAGCTCATTCGGAGGCCAGATCACCACAGTGAAATGTTTTGAAGACAATGGTTTGCTTCAGACTGTGCTGGCCGAACCGGGCGCCGGGCGAGTCCTGTTAATCGATGGTGGCGGTTCGCTTCGTCGCGCACTGATTGATGCCGAGCTGGCACAACTGGCAGTACAGAGTGAGTGGGAGGGCATCATCGTGTATGGCTGTGTGCGCCATGTCGATGAATTGGATGAACTGGATATCGGTATTCAGGCCATGGCATCGATTCCTGTCGGCGCTGACAAGCAAGGTACAGGCGAAGTCGATGTCGCGGTGAATTTCGGCGGCGTTACTTTCCTGCCGGAAGACCATCTCTATGCTGACAATACCGGGGTGATTTTGTCACCAGAGCCACTGGACATCGACTAA
- the glpX gene encoding class II fructose-bisphosphatase: MKRDLAMAFSRVTEGAALAGYQWLGRGDKNAADGAAVEVMRTLLNKTEITGEIVIGEGEIDDAPMLYIGEQVGAGGDAVDIAVDPIEGTRMTAMGQNNALAVLAAGEKGAFLKAPDMYMEKLVVGPQAKGKIDLNLPLEDNLVNIAAALGKPLENLVVTTLAKPRHDEVIAKMQAMGIRVYAVPDGDVAASILTCMPDSEVDVMYCIGGAPEGVVSAAAIRALGGDMQGRLLPRFLVKGGSDDNYRMGQQEMDRCRDMGIEPNQVLLLEQMAKSDNVVFAGTGITKGDLLDGITRNGNIATTETLLIRGKCRTIRRIKSIHYLDRKDPAILPHIL; encoded by the coding sequence ATGAAACGCGATTTGGCAATGGCTTTTTCCCGTGTCACTGAAGGTGCCGCGCTGGCAGGTTATCAATGGCTCGGCCGGGGCGACAAAAATGCCGCTGACGGCGCTGCTGTCGAAGTCATGCGCACCCTGCTAAACAAAACCGAGATCACTGGTGAGATTGTCATCGGTGAAGGAGAAATTGATGACGCCCCGATGCTGTATATCGGCGAACAGGTTGGCGCCGGTGGTGATGCCGTCGATATCGCAGTCGACCCGATCGAAGGCACCCGAATGACCGCCATGGGTCAGAACAATGCACTGGCAGTGCTGGCAGCCGGTGAAAAAGGGGCGTTTCTCAAAGCACCGGACATGTACATGGAAAAACTGGTGGTCGGCCCGCAGGCCAAGGGCAAGATCGATCTCAATCTGCCGCTGGAAGACAACCTGGTCAATATCGCTGCCGCGTTGGGTAAGCCGTTAGAGAACCTGGTGGTGACCACCCTGGCGAAACCGCGCCATGACGAGGTGATTGCCAAGATGCAGGCCATGGGCATTCGTGTCTATGCCGTGCCGGACGGCGATGTGGCCGCTTCCATTCTCACTTGCATGCCGGACAGCGAAGTCGACGTGATGTACTGCATCGGCGGGGCGCCGGAAGGTGTGGTCTCGGCGGCAGCCATCCGGGCGTTAGGCGGTGATATGCAAGGACGTCTGCTGCCGCGTTTTCTGGTCAAAGGCGGCAGTGATGATAACTATCGCATGGGCCAGCAGGAAATGGACCGCTGCCGCGACATGGGCATAGAGCCCAATCAGGTCCTGCTTCTGGAACAAATGGCAAAAAGCGACAATGTGGTCTTTGCCGGGACGGGTATCACCAAAGGCGATTTACTGGACGGCATTACCCGCAACGGTAATATCGCCACCACAGAAACCCTGCTCATCCGCGGCAAATGCCGTACGATCCGCCGAATCAAGTCGATTCATTATCTGGACAGAAAAGATCCGGCGATTCTGCCTCATATTCTCTGA
- the glpK gene encoding glycerol kinase GlpK encodes MTTEQKYIVALDQGTTSSRAVIMDHDANIVCTAQREFTQIYPKAGWVEHDPMEIWASQSSTMVEALAKVGIRTDQIAGIGITNQRETTIVWDKNTGKPVYNAIVWQCRRTAEICQQLKQQPGLEAYIRDNTGLVVDPYFSGTKIKWILDNVEGAREQAEAGNLLFGTVDTWLIWKLTQGRVHVTDYTNASRTMLFNINSLEWDEKLLKAMDIPLSMMPEVKASSEIYGQTNIGGKGGTRVPIAGIAGDQQAALFGQMCVEPGQAKNTYGTGCFLLMNTGKEKVNSQNGLLTTLACGPKGEPAYALEGAVFMAGASIQWLRDELKLLGDAKDSEYFAEKVGSANGVYVVPAFTGLGAPYWDPYARGAIVGLTRGVNNNHLIRATLESIAYQTRDVLDAMQADSGIHLAALKVDGGAVSNNFLMQFQSDLLNTEVHRPVVTEVTALGAGYLAGLAVGFWDSIDELKNKAVLDRCFTPCPDDSKRARRYKGWKRAVECAKGWAIDEDE; translated from the coding sequence ATGACCACAGAACAAAAGTACATCGTCGCACTCGATCAGGGAACCACCAGCTCACGTGCCGTGATCATGGATCACGACGCCAACATCGTCTGCACTGCGCAGCGCGAATTCACCCAAATCTACCCCAAAGCTGGCTGGGTTGAGCACGACCCGATGGAAATCTGGGCCAGCCAGAGCTCTACCATGGTCGAAGCCCTGGCCAAAGTCGGCATCCGCACCGACCAGATTGCCGGTATCGGTATCACCAACCAGCGCGAAACCACCATTGTCTGGGACAAGAACACAGGTAAACCTGTCTATAACGCGATTGTCTGGCAGTGCCGCCGTACCGCTGAAATCTGCCAGCAGCTGAAACAACAGCCGGGGCTGGAAGCTTACATTCGTGACAACACAGGCCTGGTGGTCGACCCGTATTTCTCCGGCACTAAAATTAAGTGGATTCTGGACAACGTCGAAGGCGCCCGTGAGCAGGCCGAAGCGGGTAACCTGCTGTTCGGTACCGTCGATACCTGGCTGATCTGGAAACTGACCCAGGGCCGTGTGCATGTCACCGACTATACCAACGCCTCCCGGACCATGCTGTTTAACATCAACTCGCTGGAGTGGGATGAGAAACTGCTCAAAGCCATGGATATCCCGCTGTCCATGATGCCGGAAGTCAAAGCCTCGTCTGAAATCTACGGTCAGACCAACATTGGCGGCAAAGGCGGCACCCGGGTGCCTATCGCGGGCATTGCCGGTGACCAGCAGGCCGCCCTGTTCGGTCAGATGTGTGTGGAACCCGGTCAGGCCAAAAATACCTACGGCACCGGCTGCTTCCTGCTGATGAACACAGGCAAAGAGAAGGTCAACTCGCAAAATGGCCTGCTGACCACCCTGGCCTGCGGCCCGAAAGGCGAGCCGGCTTACGCACTGGAAGGGGCAGTCTTCATGGCCGGTGCCTCGATCCAATGGCTGCGTGATGAGCTGAAACTGCTCGGTGATGCCAAAGATTCTGAGTACTTTGCAGAGAAAGTGGGCAGTGCCAACGGCGTGTATGTGGTGCCAGCCTTCACCGGCTTAGGCGCTCCTTACTGGGACCCGTATGCGCGCGGCGCCATTGTCGGCCTGACCCGGGGGGTGAACAACAACCACCTGATCCGCGCCACCCTGGAAAGCATCGCATATCAGACCCGCGATGTCCTGGATGCCATGCAGGCTGATTCCGGGATCCATCTGGCCGCACTGAAAGTGGACGGCGGTGCAGTGTCCAACAATTTCCTGATGCAATTCCAGTCAGATCTGCTCAACACCGAAGTGCACCGCCCTGTGGTGACAGAAGTCACCGCACTGGGCGCCGGCTATCTGGCCGGTCTGGCAGTGGGCTTCTGGGACAGTATTGATGAGCTGAAAAACAAGGCCGTGCTGGACCGTTGTTTCACGCCTTGCCCGGATGACAGCAAACGTGCACGACGCTACAAAGGCTGGAAACGTGCGGTGGAATGCGCCAAAGGCTGGGCGATCGACGAAGACGAATAA
- a CDS encoding DUF3135 domain-containing protein, which produces MQTLPSFDELKKLAETAPEELEALRLRMSEEIIENASPAMQPRLRAQMSHINQVIARGKNPIHTNMLLRAELQQQLQRFARSLTAPETLTEHEAKVMPFRRQA; this is translated from the coding sequence ATGCAGACGTTACCATCCTTTGACGAACTCAAGAAACTGGCCGAAACGGCCCCTGAAGAGCTGGAAGCCTTGCGGCTGCGGATGAGCGAGGAAATCATTGAAAACGCCAGCCCTGCCATGCAGCCCCGCTTGCGTGCGCAGATGAGCCATATCAATCAGGTCATTGCCCGGGGTAAAAATCCGATTCATACCAATATGCTGCTGCGGGCTGAACTCCAACAACAATTACAGCGCTTTGCCCGCTCACTGACCGCCCCCGAAACCCTGACGGAGCATGAAGCGAAAGTGATGCCGTTTCGCCGTCAGGCCTGA